DNA sequence from the Thermococcus sp. genome:
CTGTCGATACCCATCCTGACGAGCTTCCTTGCCATCTTCGGATCACTTCCGGCCTGGCCGCAGATGCTGGTCTCGACACCGTACTTCTTGCAGACTTTGATGACGTTCTCGATGAGTTTGAGAACGGCCGGGTGCTTCTCGTCGTAGAGCTTGAAGACGCGCTCGTTGTCCCTGTCTATGGCGAGGGTGTACTGGGTGAGGTCATTGGTTCCGAAGCTGATGAAGTCGAGACCCTCTTTGATGAGGTCCTCTATGATGAGGGCGCTCGCCGGGGTCTCCACCATGACGCCCCACTCAACGTCCTTGTGTGGAACGAGGCCGACCTCAAGGGCGATCTCCTTGGCCCTCCTGACCTGCTCCGGGTGGCTAACGAGCGGGAGCATGACGCCGATGTTGTCGTAGCCCTCGTCGACGAGCCTCTTGATGGCCTTGAACTCGGCCTTGAGGAGCTCCGGCTGGTCAAGACCGCGCCTGATGCCCCTCCATCCGAGCATCGGGTTCCTCTCGACCGGCTCGTCCTCTCCACCTGGAAGCTCGCGGAACTCGTTGGTTGGGGCATCGAGTGTCCTGTACCAGACGCGCCTCGGGTAGAAGGCCTCGACGACTTTTCTAATGCCCTCGACGAGCTTGTTAACGAGCTCATCCTCCCTGCCCTCCTTGATGAACTTGATTGGATGGGCACCGATTCCGAGTATCATGTGCTCGGCCCTGAGGAGTCCAACTCCGTCGGCGCCGGTGGCTGCAGCGCGCTCAGCGACCTCGGGCATCGAAACGTTGACCTTGACCTCGGTAGCCGTGATGAGCGGGGCTCCAGCGACAACGACCTGGGCCTCGGCAGCCTTCTCCTTCTCCTCCTTGACGAGGCTCTTGACGACGCCCTTGTAGACGACGCCCCTGGTACCGTCAACGGTGACGAGCATGCCGTCCTCAAGCTTCTTGGTTGCTTCTTTGGTTCCAACGACGGTCGGGATACCGAGCTCCCTGCCGACGATGGCCGCGTGGCAGGTTCTCCCACCCTCGTCGGTGATGATGGCAGAAGCCCTCTTCATGGCCGGAACCATGTCCGGGTTGGTCATGGTCGTGACGAGGATGTCACCCTCCTTGACCTTGTCGATGTCGTTAACGTCGAGGATTATAACGACCTTGCCGGCGCCAACACCAGGCGAGGCTCCGAGACCCTTGAGGATGACCTCCATCTCCTCGGTTACCTCTTCGGCCTCTTCGGTCTTGGTCTCTTTGAGGGTGGTGATTGGCCTGCTCTGGACGATGTAGAGCTTGCCGTCATCGGCGTCGTAGGCCCACTCAATGTCCTGCGGGTACTGGTAGTGTTCTTCTATCCTAGCGCCTATCTTGGCGACCTCGATGATCTGCTCGTCGGTGAGAACCTGCTTCTTAACCCACTCCGGACCGAGGAAGTCAGCAACCTTGACGAGAACGGTGCCCTTGCCGGTCTCAGGGTTGCGGACGTACATAACCTCCTTCTCCGCTATGTACTTCTCCTTTATCTTCCAGGTGCCCTTCTCGACGATGTACTCGTCGGGAGAGACGGCTCCGCTGACGACAGCCTCACCGAGGCCCCAAGCACCGTTGATCATGATCTCGTTCCTGTCGTTGGTGACTGGGTTGGCGGTGAACATGACACCGCTGGTCTTGCTGTTGACCATCTTCTGGACGACGGCGCTGAGGTAGACCTTCCTGTGGTCGAAGCCCTGTTTGGCCCTGTAGAATGTGGCCCTGGCGGTCCAGAGTGAGGCCCAGCACTTCCTGACGTTCTCAAGAAGGTCCTCGTCACCGTAGACGTCGAGGTATGTCTCCTGCTGGCCGGCGAAGGACGCCTCCGGGAGGTCCTCGGCGGTAGCTGAGGAGCGGACGGCGACGTAAACGGCGTCCTTGTTGAACCTCTGGCTGAGCCTGT
Encoded proteins:
- the ppsA gene encoding phosphoenolpyruvate synthase, producing MGEYRFIRWFEELKKTDVALVGGKGANLGELTNAGIPVPPGFCVTAEAYKYFVNNVKVSKKDIEEIMGEKAKSGVLAEVLTNASEEPKPLQDWIMDIVSRTNVDDSRELLDNTALIRELIDSMPMPEEIQTEVLDAYHRLSQRFNKDAVYVAVRSSATAEDLPEASFAGQQETYLDVYGDEDLLENVRKCWASLWTARATFYRAKQGFDHRKVYLSAVVQKMVNSKTSGVMFTANPVTNDRNEIMINGAWGLGEAVVSGAVSPDEYIVEKGTWKIKEKYIAEKEVMYVRNPETGKGTVLVKVADFLGPEWVKKQVLTDEQIIEVAKIGARIEEHYQYPQDIEWAYDADDGKLYIVQSRPITTLKETKTEEAEEVTEEMEVILKGLGASPGVGAGKVVIILDVNDIDKVKEGDILVTTMTNPDMVPAMKRASAIITDEGGRTCHAAIVGRELGIPTVVGTKEATKKLEDGMLVTVDGTRGVVYKGVVKSLVKEEKEKAAEAQVVVAGAPLITATEVKVNVSMPEVAERAAATGADGVGLLRAEHMILGIGAHPIKFIKEGREDELVNKLVEGIRKVVEAFYPRRVWYRTLDAPTNEFRELPGGEDEPVERNPMLGWRGIRRGLDQPELLKAEFKAIKRLVDEGYDNIGVMLPLVSHPEQVRRAKEIALEVGLVPHKDVEWGVMVETPASALIIEDLIKEGLDFISFGTNDLTQYTLAIDRDNERVFKLYDEKHPAVLKLIENVIKVCKKYGVETSICGQAGSDPKMARKLVRMGIDSLSANPDAVELIRKTVYREEQRMMLEAARKALRE